The DNA segment AAAGCAATAAAAGCGTTAAAACGGAATATTAATCAGCCCGGAAATATCGGGCTGGGGATAAATGTGTAGTGACTCGATCCAGGCGCTCGCGAGCTAAGGTGAGGCAAGGCGGAAGCTGGCGAAAAAGCGCAGTTTACATGACGTAAATGAGCATTTTGAGCCAGCTTCCAACGCCGGCTCGCCGACGCGCAGCAGCGACTATGGGATTAAGAACCCATGCGGTAGTTCGGTGACTCTTTGGTAATGGTCACGTCATGTACGTGGCTTTCCTGAATCCCGGCACCGCTGATACGAACAAACTCAGCCTTGGTGCGGAGGTCGTCAATGGTAGCACAACCGGTCAGACCCATACAGGAGCGCAGACCGCCCATTTGCTGGTGAACAATCTCTTTCAAACGGCCTTTGTAGGCAACGCGACCTTCGATACCTTCCGGCACCAGTTTGTCAGCGGCGTTATCTGTCTGGAAGTAACGGTCTGAAGAGCCTTTGGACATCGCGCCCAGCGAGCCCATACCACGGTAGGATTTGAACGAGCGGCCCTGATACAGTTCGATTTCGCCCGGAGATTCTTCAGTCCCAGCCAGCATCCCGCCGACCATCACGCAGCTTGCGCCAGCAGCGATAGCTTTAGCGATGTCGCCTGAGAAGCGAATACCGCCGTCGGCAATGACCGGAATACCGGTGCCTTCCAGCGCTTCAACCGCGTCAGAAACGGCAGTGATCTGTGGAACGCCCACGCCGGTCACAATACGCGTGGTACAGATTGAGCCTGGACCGATACCGACTTTCACCGCGCTCACGCCAGCTTTCGCCAGTGCCAGAGCACCTGCGCCCGTCGCGACGTTACCGCCGATGATTTGCAGATCAGGGTATTTTGCACGGGTAGCGCGGATACGTTCCAGAACGCCTTCGGAGTGGCCATGAGAGGAGTCGATCAGCAGGACGTCTACGCCCGCCGCAACCAGTGCGTCGATACGTTCTTCGTTGCCAGCACCTGCGCCAACTGCAGCACCAACGCGCAGGCTGCCCTGCTCATCCTTACATGCGTTAGGTTTACGTTCGGCTTTCTGGAAGTCTTTGACGGTGATCATACCGAGGAGATGGAACTGCGCGTCAACTACCAGCGCTTTCTCTACGCGTTTTTCGTGCATTTTCTGCAGCACGAC comes from the Enterobacteriaceae bacterium Kacie_13 genome and includes:
- the guaB gene encoding IMP dehydrogenase — protein: MLRIAKEALTFDDVLLVPAHSTVLPNTADLGTQLTAKIRLNIPMLSAAMDTVTEANLAIALAQEGGLGFIHKNMSIERQAEEVRRVKKHESGVVADPKTVTPQTTLRQVKELTEINGFAGYPVVTEENELVGIITGRDVRFVTDLEQPVTAVMTPKERLVTVKEGEAREVVLQKMHEKRVEKALVVDAQFHLLGMITVKDFQKAERKPNACKDEQGSLRVGAAVGAGAGNEERIDALVAAGVDVLLIDSSHGHSEGVLERIRATRAKYPDLQIIGGNVATGAGALALAKAGVSAVKVGIGPGSICTTRIVTGVGVPQITAVSDAVEALEGTGIPVIADGGIRFSGDIAKAIAAGASCVMVGGMLAGTEESPGEIELYQGRSFKSYRGMGSLGAMSKGSSDRYFQTDNAADKLVPEGIEGRVAYKGRLKEIVHQQMGGLRSCMGLTGCATIDDLRTKAEFVRISGAGIQESHVHDVTITKESPNYRMGS